CCGCCGGTGTGATACGTAATATGCAGCCTACGACCCTCGCGCAGCGCGGTCAGCAGCGCGGGCGGCGCGGGCGGCTCCGGATCGCCCGGCAGGAGGCCCCGCTGCGCGCGCAGCAGATCGTCGAGCGTGGAGACGCCCAGCATCCGCAGCCGATCAAGCAGATGCACCAGCAGCGCCTTCAGCGCGATCACATCGCTCATTGCGCGGTGCGAGGGACTTTCGACGCCGAGCGCACGCGAGAGCGCCGCGAGGTTGTAGCGCTCGTGGATCAAGAAGGTGCGCGCCAGCTGGAGGGTATCGATCAGCGGATTGTTGAGCACGGGCTTGCCCAGCCGCACCAGTTCCACGTTGAGAAACGAAAAGTCGAAGGGCGCGTTATGCGCGACCAGCACCTTGCCGTCGAGGTGCTCAAGCAGCGTATCGCTGATCGCGGCAAACGACGGCGCTCTGACCAGCAGATCCGCGCCAATGTTATTGACGGCGAAAGCGTCCGGGCTGATTGGCCTGCCTGGATTGATGAGCGTCTGGTAGCTGCCGTGCTGAACACCGCCCTGCCAGTGAATCAGGGCGATCTCACATACGCGGTCGCCGTTCTGTGGTTCAAGGCCGGTGCTTTCCACGTCGAAGAGCACAAACGGAACTTCGTGGAGCGGCAGTTGCAATAAACGATTACGTTCAGAGGAGTTCATATGCTACAAGTATAGCATTTCGCGATCGAGTGCGCTATGCATATTCGAGCCTGGACATGCCCTATCCTGACCACCGCGCAGCCGCCATTATGCTGTGCCGCTCTCCTACCTGCGGTGGGCAGCAAATAAGGGAACAAGGGAGCAAGGGAACAAAGGAGTTAAGTCTTTGTTCCCTTGTTCTTTTGTTCTTTTGTTCTCCGGTTGCGACTCCATCACCTCAGGTAAATAAATATTCCCGAAGAAAGGGCGAGAACCTTTTACAATCAACATCAGTCAGCACCAGCAATGATAACGACCTGAGGAGTCCAACATCCATGAACTCGCACGACCTGAAGAATAAACTTGTAGACAGCGCCACCAAACCTCGCAGCCGCCGCGATATTTTGAAAGCTATGGGCATTGGCCTGACGATCCCCGCCGCAGCCACGGTTCTCTCCGCGTGCAGCAGCACGGCACCGGCTGCTACCACCGCTGCCGCGCCCGCCGGTAGCACGCAAGACGCCTCGCATCAGGCCGCGCCCGCAACGACAGCCGCCGCAGGCAACGCCTGGGAAGAGATGGATCGCATGCACGAGGCGGGCGTTAAGTCGTTCCCCGCCAGGACCGAGGGCCTCGGCGGTCAGCTTCTTGAGCCACGGATGGACGGCACGGTCAAGGTCTATGATCTCACGTGCAAAACGGTCATGTGGGAAGTCGAGCCGGGGAAGAAGCTTGAGGCCTGGACCTACAACGGGCAGTTGCCCGGCCCGGAGATCCGTGTCACTCAGGGCGATACCGTGCGGATCATCGTCAAAAACGAGCTGGACGAGAGCACGGCGGTTCACGTCCACGGCGTCAAAATGCCCAACAAGATGGATGGCGTGCCCTTCATCACGCAGCCGCCGATCCGGCCTGGCGAAACCTTCAC
The window above is part of the Herpetosiphonaceae bacterium genome. Proteins encoded here:
- a CDS encoding exonuclease domain-containing protein yields the protein MNSSERNRLLQLPLHEVPFVLFDVESTGLEPQNGDRVCEIALIHWQGGVQHGSYQTLINPGRPISPDAFAVNNIGADLLVRAPSFAAISDTLLEHLDGKVLVAHNAPFDFSFLNVELVRLGKPVLNNPLIDTLQLARTFLIHERYNLAALSRALGVESPSHRAMSDVIALKALLVHLLDRLRMLGVSTLDDLLRAQRGLLPGDPEPPAPPALLTALREGRRLHITYHTGGGDAVARDILPLELQRIGGMHRLIAFCYLRNAQRTFYLDRIGELDLVDE
- a CDS encoding multicopper oxidase domain-containing protein encodes the protein MNSHDLKNKLVDSATKPRSRRDILKAMGIGLTIPAAATVLSACSSTAPAATTAAAPAGSTQDASHQAAPATTAAAGNAWEEMDRMHEAGVKSFPARTEGLGGQLLEPRMDGTVKVYDLTCKTVMWEVEPGKKLEAWTYNGQLPGPEIRVTQGDTVRIIVKNELDESTAVHVHGVKMPNKMDGVPFITQPPIRPGETFTYEFVVPNAGSHMYHSHHNSTKQVSMGLLGAFIVEPKDPSKEPAYDKDYTVILNDTAHGYTWNGKGFPATQPLTARLGQKVRIRFMNEGMMIHPMHLHGLSYLVVAKDGYAQPQPWECDTLNVAPGERWDVIVDCDNPGVWAFHCHILSHAESEHGMFGMVNALIIEE